The proteins below come from a single Branchiostoma floridae strain S238N-H82 chromosome 5, Bfl_VNyyK, whole genome shotgun sequence genomic window:
- the LOC118416105 gene encoding uncharacterized protein LOC118416105 codes for MAVKSPPIFYHSPTPHNAPIAFTTPLSKLLAQRARSFLCFGQFLHGSMFLMLAFVAMAVGCSLEPLKSPDLANAVILFCMVVSTTAITFTVLPVSMAASAVKEARQRSKAPITGPVEVGTFKKIPFEDGIQEEENTELLKSVTI; via the exons ATGGCAGTGAAGTCTCCCCCAATCTTCTACCACTCCCCCACCCCACACAACGCTCCCATTGCCTTCACCACTCCACTGTCCAAGCTGCTAGCCCAGCGAGCCAGGAGCTTCCTGTGTTTCGGCCAGTTCCTACACGGCAGCATGTTCCTGATGCTGGCGTTCGTTGCCATGGCGGTGGGGTGCTCGCTGGAACCTCTCAAGTCACCAGACCTGGCTAATGCAGTG ATTTTATTCTGCATGGTGGTGTCCACTACTGCAATTACCTTCACAGTCCTCCCGGTCAGCATGGCCGCATCTGCGGTCAAGGAAGCACGACAACGCAGCAAGGCCCCCATCACAGGACCCGTAGAAGTGGGCACATTTAAGAAGATTCCTTTTGAAGACGGTATCCAGGAGGAAGAAAACACTGAGCTTTTGAAGAGTGTAACCATATAA
- the LOC118416257 gene encoding 2'-5'-oligoadenylate synthase 1-like translates to RKRRKRKRREEEERKRREEEERRRKEEEERKRREEEERKRREEEERKRREEEEARRKKEEEEARRRREEEMKKKAEEEAKRKSQLADPSQRWQRLRDEKLGADAGTDPRLQRVRMREEADEARRRKRTEDEEVTHATEQARRAAKLAARKTARERRARMPGRQPLVRSITNVAANEKVAREYLNYLLEDLNRRAPHQRIRAGAAMYEKDESRQYIPPALKSKDEFKRLNAKCKNEDSVDILLDDAIVDDVERKHRSSVIDRVLDFLKTHMPVPATEIILGGSIGQGTAAPSYAAVQIVVLSDDFPKGGHEMWLPSAVVAYRKILEKAALEEGQLPDLTFVGHSQTTLQFMVEDVDVDMYFTREWGDTDHDYDHLYREAMMIRDTKARNCYAISAVRRQNAWVAGLPELVKDVVRMVKNWRNCVDWGEKKKRPNSYLLTLMVHKAYEEACRFTESIGDTPLEEDILREFINLTQKLDRAVGRVTWNDYYDPELYRVEHISRLPVVQDPAMPAFNVGETMESWNMMRHEAWIWGQSLGILKL, encoded by the exons AGGAAGAGGAGGAAAAGAAAGCGGCGTGAGGAGGAGGAAAGGAAGCGGCGCGAGGAGGAAGAACGGAGGCGCAAAGAGGAGGAGGAAAGAAAGAGGCGTGAGGAGGAGGAGAGGAAGCGCCGTGAGGAGGAAGAGAGGAAGAGGCGCGAAGAGGAGGAGGCACGCAGGAAGAAGGAGGAAGAAGAGGCGCGCCGTAGGAGGGAGGAGGAGATGAAAAAGAAGGCGGAAGAGGAGGCAAAGAGAAAATCTCAGCTGGCTGACCCGAGCCAGCGTTGGCAGCGTCTCCGCGATGAGAAGCTGGGTGCGGACGCCGGTACCGACCCCCGCCTGCAGCGCGTCAGGATGCGTGAGGAGGCAGACGAAGCCCGTCGGCGCAAGCGCACCGAGGACGAGGAAGTCACTCATGCGACTGAGCAGGCGAGGCGCGCCGCGAAGCTGGCGGCCAGGAAGACCGCACGCGAGCGACGTGCCAGAATGCCCGGCCGACAGCCGCTCGTTCGTTCCATCACCAACGTTGCCGCCAACGAGAAGGTCGCCAGGGAGTACCTGAACTACCTTCTGGAAGATCTGAACCGCCGCGCTCCTCACCAGCGCATCCGCGCAGGCGCCGCCATGTATGAGAAGGACGAGAGTCGCCAGTACATCCCGCCCGCCCTCAAGAGCAAGGACGAGTTCAAGCGCTTGAACGCCAAGTGCAAGAACGAGGATAGCGTCGACATCCTCCTGGATGACGCCATTGTGGACGACGTGGAGCGTAAGCATCGTTCAAGCGTCATCGACAGGGTGCTGGATTTCCTCAAG ACCCACATGCCTGTCCCAGCCACTGAGATCATACTCGGAGGGTCTATCGGCCAGGGCACCGCCGCACCGTCCTACGCAGCCGTGCAGATCGTCGTTCTGAGCGACG ACTTCCCGAAGGGTGGCCATGAGATGTGGCTACCATCTGCTGTGGTGGCCTATCGCAAGATTCTGGAAAAGGCAGCTCTAGAAGAGG GCCAGCTGCCCGACCTGACGTTCGTCGGTCACTCCCAGACCACCCTGCAGTTCATGGTGGAAGATGTTGATGTGGACATGTACTTCACACGTGAATGGGGCGATACCGACCACGACTACGATCACCTGTACCGCGAGGCCATGATGATCCGGGACACAAAGGCCCGAAACTG CTATGCCATCTCAGCCGTTCGTCGTCAGAACGCGTGGGTTGCCGGGCTCCCAGAACTG GTTAAGGATGTGGTGCGCATGGTGAAGAACTGGCGCAACTGTGTGGACTGGGGGGAGAAGAAGAAGCGTCCCAACTCCTACCTGCTGACGCTCATGGTCCACAAGGCCTACGAGGAAGCCTGTAGATT CACTGAGTCTATTGGTGACACTCCGCTGGAAGAGGACATCCTGAGAGAGTTCATCAACCTGACGCAGAAACTGGACAGAGCCGTCGGCAG AGTGACTTGGAATGACTACTACGACCCCGAGTTGTACCGTGTAGAGCACATCAGCCGGCTGCCTGTGGTACAGGACCCCGCCATGCCCGCCTTCAACGTCGGCGAGACCATGGAGTCCTGGAACATGATGCGTCATGAGGCCTGGATATGGGGACAGAGTCTCGGCATCCTCAAGCTCTAA
- the LOC118416104 gene encoding NADH dehydrogenase [ubiquinone] 1 beta subcomplex subunit 11, mitochondrial-like — protein MASLLVRGGRPLLRKNVLQTLARCQVAALKTGAGGDKSTTAEVGEGEKKLHLPLGETIVRRGDRPGDIKDEDINWEWRGFSDDPVEDMKNHRAIFFWGISVCLVLVPLYLYYSPERHMRAWVKREGKMQYARRLREGVPLIDPNVVDPAKVILPPEEEVPDPLYNF, from the exons ATGGCGTCGCTCCTGGTGAGGGGAGGTCGCCCGCTCCTTCGCAAAAATGTGCTTCAAACTCTCGCAAGATGCCAAGTGGCAGCCCTAAAAACTGGCGCTGGCGGAGACAAAAGCACAACGGCTGAAGTGGGGGAAGGAGAGAAGAAGCTACATCTTCCCTTGGGAGAGACGATAGTGAGACGAGGTGACCGTCCTGGAGACATCAAAGATGAG GACATCAACTGGGAATGGAGAGGTTTCAGCGATGACCCTGtggaagatatgaaaaaccaCAGAGCAATCTTCTTCTGGGGTATCTCTGTTTGCCTGGTGCTTGTGCCCCTCTATCTTTACTACTCACCGGAAAGACA CATGCGTGCCTGGGTGAAGAGAGAAGGGAAGATGCAGTATGCACGGCGACTACGGGAAGGCGTACCGCTCATAGACCCCAACGTAGTTGACCCAGCAAAGGTCATCCTGCCACCAGAAGAGGAGGTCCCAGACCCACTGTACAATTTCTGA